A region from the Benincasa hispida cultivar B227 chromosome 12, ASM972705v1, whole genome shotgun sequence genome encodes:
- the LOC120067278 gene encoding phosphatidylinositol 4-phosphate 5-kinase 1, producing the protein MRDALPSDHTNQILSSTNKKKKSDDDKVDKDSQKPITQMQMLAVPPVLVVNRSRSQASSRRVTPTTLTTTPSIATAVSLDSLSGDGTGIVVPTAVEKHLPNGDLYIGSCLGSVPHGSGKYLWTDGCMYEGEWKRGKASGKGKFSWPSGATYEGEFKSGRMEGIGTFIGSDGDTYRGSWSADRKHGFGQKRYANGDFYDGTWKRNVQDGNGRYVWKNGNEYVGEWKNGLMSGQGVLIWANGNRYEGQWENGVPKGNGVFSLLDGSSHTSEWNKEMKIQQFNGSFDSPDAKEKIQSNGVVEGENLTATFRKRSSVDAARGSLTERNFPRICIWESDGEAGDITCDILDNVEASMLYRDGFRQFKRTPCCLTNDAKKPGETISKGHKNYELMLNLQQGIRYSVGKHASILRNLKTSDFDPKEKFWTRFPPEGSKITPPHQSVEFRWKDYCPLVFRHLRDLFRVDPADYMLAICGNDTLRELSSPGKSGSSFYLTQDDRFMIKTVKKSEVKVLIRMLPSYHDHVCRYENSLVTKFFGVHCVKPIGGQKTRFIVMGNLFCSEYRIHRRFDLKGSSHGRTTDKPAGEIDETTTLKDLDLNFVFRLQQSWFEEFIRQINRDCEFLEAERIMDYSLLVGLHFRDENRYDKMGLSPFLLRSGYKDSYQNEKFMRGCRFLEAELQDMDRVLAGQKPLIRLGANMPARAERMARRSDFDQYTPGGTSHLIPSRSGEIYEVVLYFGIIDILQDYDISKKLEHAYKSLQVDPISISAVDPKLYSKRFRDFIGRIFIEDR; encoded by the exons ATGCGAGACGCGCTGCCGTCTGATCACACCAACCAAATCCTTTCTTCTaccaacaagaagaagaaatccGATGACGATAAGGTAGACAAAGATTCACAAAAACCCATCACACAGATGCAGATGCTCGCCGTTCCTCCGGTTCTCGTTGTAAATCGTAGCCGATCACAAGCTAGTTCACGAAGGGTCACGCCCACTACTTTAACAACCACTCCTTCCATAGCCACAGCGGTTTCTCTCGACTCTCTTTCCGGCGACGGCACTGGAATTGTTGTGCCGACGGCTGTGGAGAAGCACCTTCCTAACGGGGATCTGTACATTGGGAGTTGCTTGGGGAGTGTGCCACACGGATCGGGTAAGTATTTGTGGACTGATGGCTGCATGTATGAGGGTGAGTGGAAGAGGGGTAAGGCCTCGGGGAAAGGGAAATTTTCTTGGCCTTCTGGAGCCACATATGAAGGCGAATTCAAGTCGGGTCGGATGGAAGGGATTGGCACTTTCATCGGATCCGACGGCGACACCTATCGTGGCTCATGGAGTGCAGATCGGAAACACGGTTTCGGCCAGAAACGCTACGCCAACGGCGATTTCTACGATGGAACCTGGAAGCGGAATGTTCAAGACGGAAATGGCCGTTACGTCTGGAAGAATGGGAACGAGTATGTGGGTGAGTGGAAGAACGGGTTGATGTCCGGTCAGGGGGTTTTGATTTGGGCCAACGGGAATAGGTACGAAGGTCAATGGGAGAACGGAGTTCCGAAGGGTAATGGGGTTTTCAGTCTTCTTGACGGGAGTAGCCACACCAGTGAATGGAATAAGGAAATGAAAATTCAGCAATTCAACGGAAGTTTCGATTCGCCTGATGCGAAAGAGAAAATCCAAAGCAATGGGGTTGTTGAGGGTGAGAATCTGACCGCAACATTCAGGAAAAGATCTTCTGTGGACGCTGCCAGAGGCTCTTTGACGGAGAGGAATTTTCCGAGGATTTGCATTTGGGAATCTGACGGGGAAGCCGGCGATATCACTTGTGATATACTCGATAATGTGGAGGCTTCGATGTTGTATCGAGATGGATTTAGACAGTTTAAACGAACTCCTTGTTGTTTAACCAATGACGCGAAGAAACCAGGGGAGACGATTTCCAAGGGCCATAAGAATTACGAACTCATGCTCAACCTCCAACAGGGTATAAG GTATTCTGTTGGGAAGCACGCTTCAATTCTTCGGAACCTTAAGACGAGTGATTTCGATCCCAAGGAGAAGTTCTGGACGAGATTTCCACCGGAAGGATCGAAAATTACGCCCCCTCATCAATCCGTAGAGTTTCGATGGAAGGATTACTGTCCCTTGGTGTTCAG ACATCTGAGGGACTTGTTTCGGGTTGATCCTGCTGATTACATGCTAGCTATTTGTGGAAATGACACCCTTAGAGAGCTCTCTTCCCCTGGAAAGAGTGGAAGTTCCTTCTACTTAACCCAGGATGATAGATTCATGATAAAGACGGTGAAGAAATCCGAAGTGAAG GTTCTCATAAGGATGTTGCCAAGTTATCATGACCATGTATGTCGTTACGAGAATTCTCTTGTGACCAAATTCTTTGGCGTGCATtgtgtaaaaccaattggtggCCAAAAG ACACGGTTTATCGTGATGGGCAACTTGTTCTGCTCTGAATACCGAATTCATCGACGTTTTGATCTAAAGGGATCCTCCCATGGCCGAACAACAGATAAGCCTGCAGGAGAGATTGATGAAACCACTACACTGAAGGATCTTGATCTTAATTTTGTGTTCCGCCTTCAGCAAAGTTGGTTCGAGGAATTTATCAG GCAAATTAACCGAGACTGTGAGTTCTTGGAAGCTGAGAGAATCATGGATTACAGTCTTCTGGTTGGTCTTCATTTCCGCGACGAGAATAGATATGACAAAATGGGCTTATCACCATTTCTATTGCGATCTG GTTATAAAGATTCTTATCAGAATGAAAAGTTTATGCGTGGCTGTCGCTTTCTCGAAGCAGAGCTGCAGGATATGGATCGAGTTTTAGCTGGCCA GAAACCTTTAATTAGGTTAGGAGCCAATATGCCAGCAAGAGCCGAGCGAATGGCTAGAAGGAGTGACTTTGATCAGTATACCCCTGGTGGGACGAGCCATTTGATCCCTTCAAGGAGTGGTGAAATCTATGAAGTTGTCCTGTATTTTGGGATCATCGACATCTTACAGGACTACGACATCAGCAAGAAACTGGAGCATGCGTACAAATCCTTACAAGTTGATCCGATCTCAATATCAGCAGTCGACCCAAAGCTTTATTCGAAAAGATTCCGAGACTTCATAGGAAGAATTTTCATTGAGGACAggtga